ATAGCGTACAAGCCAAGGATCTTTCTGCTGGTAAAGTAACAAAGGCTGCAGAAAAGTCgccgaagaagaaaaatgagccGTCAAAGCCTCATTGGCACGTAAGTTGGAGCTTTTCAGTGTCGTCGGTAGGCAGAGCAACTTTGAACGACTTGATAATACAGGTGGCAGTGGCATTAAGGAGGGATTGCAGTTTTTCCTCCGCCGAGGTTTCGGTCGCCGTAACCTCCGGGAGGGATTCCCTTATTATTTCTCTTAGTTTCTTGACGCATGGAAAGGAACAACCTAACCTCTGCAGCCAGCTTCGAAGTCTCTTATATTTGGAGTCGGAAAGATCCAAATCTAGAAACAAAGCAAGTTTCTCCTCGTTTGAGAAGGCCGGAATCGCCTTTTCAGCGGGAGCCTCTGATGTTAAAGTGGCAGTAAACTGCAATTCCAACTCAGTCCGGGTGTTTAGGAGCTCAGAAACTCTGCGTTCCTTCGTCCGTATAAAGACGCATCCTCCAAGGAGGGGACT
This window of the Bemisia tabaci chromosome 3, PGI_BMITA_v3 genome carries:
- the LOC140224136 gene encoding LOW QUALITY PROTEIN: uncharacterized protein (The sequence of the model RefSeq protein was modified relative to this genomic sequence to represent the inferred CDS: inserted 1 base in 1 codon) translates to MQCINSLQLTSRGHFSQLELLVLFIFVLDYHTHYIKNNSPRATADFIAQVIVLNHPGQISNGYTPVLDCHTXACKFAEIKDKCDRRTGKTTETEPKSIKSGDAAMINLVPTKPLCVESFSEFPPLGRFAVRGMRQTVAVGVINSVQAKDLSAGKVTKAAEKSPKKKNEPSKPHWHVSWSFSVSSVGRATLNDLIIQVAVALRRDCSFSSAEVSVAVTSGRDSLIISLSFLTHGKEQPNLCSQLRSLLYLESERSKSRNKASFSSFEKAGIAFSAGASDVKVAVNCNSNSVRVFRSSETLRSFVRIKTHPPRRGLRISRVEALGQVLHLNCKLG